From a single Thalassophryne amazonica chromosome 7, fThaAma1.1, whole genome shotgun sequence genomic region:
- the LOC117513484 gene encoding uncharacterized protein LOC117513484, with amino-acid sequence MMLLFLLAMLMTYACGTEDLTGQMFTFPQQSNSAYVKLLTDKGDFGAVTLCHRTFTDLRREHSLFSMSTTSNENAYLVFWDHPNSKMSVFVKDVKVEFGFVDYKPNTWHSICTTWDSVSGLVQLWFNGNPSIKKFGVSGTKITGSTISILGQEQDRHGGGYDAKQSFVGMISDVHMWNYILSQCEIQNYMNGGIITQGNVFNWENLDFEVYDGLSMVVKERKPSHCTKMLLLLLLMMLMACASGIQDLSGKSFSFPKQTNTAYVKLMTDKSEFTALTLCHRSFTDIRRDHALFSMSTSTFANDYLIFWDNQNSEMEIHVREKKAEFLLPEYKPNMWHSICTTWDSSTGLVQMWFNGRPFTKKYTTKTAISGSPITILGQEQDSHGGGFNAQQCFIGLITDVHMWDHVISECDFQQYLNEQSFHPGNIFSWKALEFQTTGTVMLEDKYKVCV; translated from the exons atgatgcTGCTGTTCCTCCTGGCGATGCTGATGACTTATGCCTGCGGCACTGAAG aTCTGACAGGTCAAATGTTTACCTTCCCACAACAAAGCAACTCAGCATATGTCAAGCTGTTGACAGACAAAGGGGACTTTGGTGCTGTAACTTTATGTCACAG GACCTTTACAGACCTCCGCAGAGAACATTCCCTCTTTTCGATGTCGACGACGTCTAATGAAAATGCTTATCTAGTTTTCTGGGATCACCCAAACTCTAAGATGTCGGTTTTTGTCAAGGATGTAAAGGTAGAGTTTGGATTTGTGGACTACAAACCCAACACATGGCACTCGATCTGCACCACATGGGACTCTGTATCTGGACTGGTGCAGCTGTGGTTCAATGGAAACCCCTCTATCAAGAAATTCGGAGTTTCAGGAACAAAAATTACTGGATCGACAATAAGTATCTTAGGACAG GAGCAGGACAGACACGGTGGGGGGTACGATGCGAAGCAGAGCTTTGTTGGAATGATCTCTGATGTCCACATGTGGAACTACATTCTTTCACAGTGTGAAATCCAGAATTACATGAATGGTGGCATCATCACCCAAGGAAATGTTTTCAACTGGGAGAACCTGGATTTTGAGGTTTATGATGGATTGAGTATGGTGGTAAAAGAACGTAAACCCTCACATTGT ACAAAG ATGCTGCTTTTGCTTCTGCTGATGATGCTGATGGCTTGTGCCTCTGGCATACAAG accTGTCAGGAAAAAGCTTCAGCTTCCCAAAACAAACCAACACGGCTTACGTGAAGCTAATGACAGATAAAAGCGAATTCACTGCTCTAACTCTGTGCCACAG GTCCTTCACAGACATCCGTAGAGACCACGCCCTCTTTTCGATGTCCACATCCACTTTTGCAAATGATTATCTAATCTTTTGGGACAATCAAAACTCTGAGATGGAGATTCATGTTAGGGAAAAAAAGGCAGAATTTTTACTGCCAGAGTACAAACCCAACATGTGGCACTCGATCTGCACCACGTGGgactcttcaactggactggtgcAGATGTGGTTCAACGGAAGACCCTTCACCAagaaatacaccacaaaaacagcaATCAGTGGCTCTCCTATAACTATTTTAGGACAG GAGCAGGATTCTCATGGTGGGGGGTTTAATGCCCAGCAGTGTTTCATCGGTCTGATCACTGATGTCCACATGTGGGACCATGTCATTTCAGAATGTGATTTCCAGCAATACTTGAATGAACAATCCTTCCACCCAGGAAACATTTTCAGTTGGAAGGCGCTGGAGTTTCAGACTACAGGAACAGTGATGCTAGAAGATAAATATAAAGTTTGTGTCTAA